In the Streptomyces sp. NBC_00193 genome, GCCATGTTCAAGAGCTTCATGGAGTTCGCCACCAGGAACAGCGCGGGCGGGCGTCGCATCCTCGCGCCGGGCCCGAGCGGACTGCCCAGCCTGCAGAACCGCCTGGCCGTCGAGAACCCGGTCGTGGGCGCCCTGCACGCCCTCCCGAACCCCGCGACTCTCGAACCCCTGCGGGAGAAGCTCTCCATCCTCAATCCGAAGATCGAGAAGTTCAACGTCGAGATCGACAAGATGCCCTCCGCCCGCCAGCTCAAGCAGATGGCCTCCGCCCTGGAAAAGATCGCGACGGCCCTGGCCCGCATGGTTCCGGCAACGATCAAGGCCGTCGCCACCGAGGTCGGGAAGCTCAAGGACAACATGCAGGGCCTCGACCTGAGCGAACTGCCCAAGCCGCGGACGTTGACGCAGACCGCGACGGCCATGGGCCGGCTCGCCGGCGCCACCGACGGTCTGGCCACGAAGCTGCGGGAACTCGGCACGGCGGCCAACACCGCCGCCGGCGCCGTCGGCACTTCCTGATCCACGACCCCACCGCACAAGGAGGTGTGAACCATGAGTCTCGCCAGCGCAACCAAGCGCGCCTCGGACTCCCTGCGCAACCTCAAGACGCAGGCATCCGGCGCCGCCGCCCCCGTCAAGCGCGTCGGTGACGCCGGGAACAGGGCGTCCGGACAGCTCAAGACGCTCCGGACATCCGCCCAGGGCTCCACCGGCCAGCTGAAGAACCTCAAGACCGCCGCCGACCAGGCCGAACGCTCCCTGTCCAAGGCCGGCCAGACCGGCCAGCGCAGCGGGACGCAGCTGGGGAAGTTCAAGACCGGCGCCGACCGCGCCGCCTCGGGCCAGGACAAGCTCAACAAATCCATGAAGGGCAACTTCCTCGCCCGCCTGCTCGACCTGTTCATGCCGCTCATCGAGAAGATCGTCGAGATGGCGATGCGCTCGAAGACCATGCAGACGGTCCTGCGCACGGCGTTCACCGCCATCCGCACCGTGATCTCCGCGGTGATGAAGGCCATCGGCCCGATCATCAAGAGCGCCGGCAACCTGATCAAGTCGGTGTGGAACAGCGTCAAGAACGCCGTCATGCCGGTCCTGAAGACCATCGGCAGCGCCGTGAAGTCCGCCTTCAACGGCATCAAGTCGGCCATCAGCACCGTGATGAGCGCCGTCCGCTCGGTCATCAGCAGCGTGTGGAACGGCATCAAGGCCGTCATCATGCCGGTGATCAACTGGATCAAGTCGGCCGTCCCGAACGCCTTCAACGCCGTCAAGGACCGGATGTCCAGCGCGTGGAACGGCCTCAAGGGCATCGCGTCCGGCGCCTTCGGCGCCATCGTCGGCGCGGTGAAGTCCCCGATCAACTCCGTCATCGGCCTGATCAACTCGATGATCGGCCGGATCAACCAGATCCGGGTCAGCGTCCCCGGCTGGGTCCCCTTCGTCGGCGGCAAGAGCTTCGGCGTCAGCCTGCCCACGATCCCGATGCTCGCCGCCGGCGGTGTCGTCATGCCGCGCAGCGGCGGTGTCCCGGCGATCATCGCCGAGGCCGGCGAGGCCGAAGCCGTCCTGCCGCTGTCCAAGCTCGACCGCCTGCTGGCCCGTACGGCCGCCCGCGCCCGGATGACGGCCACCGGCGCCGGCAACGGCTCGGCGCTGCACATCGAGAACTACTACGCCCACCAGTCGAGCGACCCGCAGCGCACCGCCGACGCGCTGATGTACCTGGCCAAGGCGCGCGGATGAGCGGGGCCGCCGCACTGAACCCCCTCGGCGGCCTCACCAAGTCGCTCGGCGGCCTCGCCGGCCACGCGAGGCGCGCCGGGCAGACCGCGAGCCAGGTCACCTCCTCGCTCAAACGGGTCACCTCCGCCGCCCGCAAGGCCGCGACCGACACGGCCCGGCTCGGACCGGCCGCCGACCAGGCGGCCAAGGTGCTGTCCGGGCTGAAGACCCAGGCGGGCACGGCGGCCCGGTCCGCGGCCAACATCAGCCGGTCCGCCACCAGGGCGTCCACCGGCGTCAAGCGCACCGGAAGCGCGGCCACCGGGCCCCGCTCCGCTCTGCTCAAGGTCGCCAAGGGCTCCGGCCCGGTCACGGCGCTGCTCGGCCGCCTGCTCGACCTGAGCGGGATCGTCGGCACGCTGATGGGTGCCTTCGGCATCGCCATGACCGTCGGCTCCGTCGTGATGACCGCGATCAACGTGGCCATGCGCGCCAACCCGATCGGCTTCCTCATCGGGATCCTGGTCCCGGTGGCGGCCTGGCTGATCGAGCTCGCGCTCAACTCCGAGACCGGGCAGCGGCTCACGGAGCAGCTCTTCACGTACGTCGGGAAGGTGTTCGAGGAGCAGCTGAAGTTCCTCCTCCCGGTGCTGAAGATCATCGGAGAGGTGGTCGCCACCTACTTCCAGGGGTACTTCGCGGTCGTCTCCGGCGTCCTCGGCCTGCTGCGCGGCGACGTGAGCGGCCTCTCCCGCGTCGGCAGCTCGGTCGGCTCGGCCACCCGCGCCCTGCGCTCCATCGCCTCCGGCGCCTTCAACGCGATCATGGCCCCGATCCGGCCCGTGATCACCTTCCTGACCAGCAGCCTCCCCAGCGCCTTCGCCCGCGTGAGCGGCTCCCTCTCGGGCTCGCTCGGCGGCATCGGCCGCATGGTGACCACCGGGCTCCAGGCCGTACTGGCCGTGGTCACGGGTCCCTTCAACGGCATGATCGCCTTCGCCAACTGGATCATCGACGGCCTCGAGGACCTCAGTTTCTCGATCCTCGGCAAGAAGTTCGGGGTCGATCTCGACAAGATCCCGATGCTCGCGGAGGGCGGCGTCGTCTGGCCGACGTCCATGGGCCAGCCCCCGCGCATCAACCCCGTGTCGGACCTCGACCACCGCCGCGTCCCGCCCGTCGACCCGCGCGCCCCGGGCCCGGCGCCGTACCGCGTCGAGGAGTTCCGGGAAGAGGCGGGCGCCGGCCCCCGGGCCGTCGCCGAGGACCTGCTGTTCCTGGCCGGCGCCCACGCATGACCGCTACGGAGCCCGCCCCCGCGCACGCCCCGTAGCGAGCCGGCTCCGCGCACGCCCCGTAGCGAGCCGGCTCCGCGCACGCCCCGTAGGGAGCCCGCCCCGCGCACGCCCCGTACGGAGCCTCCGCCCGCGCACGCCCCCGTACGGCCCCACCGCCCCCACCCGAGATGAGGTGACGGCCCGCCATGGCCGAGACCACGCACCCGTACACCGCCGATCTCGCACCCGGCTCACTCATCACCCAGGACGGGCAGATGCAGTGGGCCGGGATGCTCTTCGGCCCCGGCACCCCCTACACCATCGAGAAGTCGGGGCTCAGCGGCTGGGAGGACCTGCCCGAGTTCGACAGCTCCGACGCCGAACGCCCCACCGGCCACGGCGCCTGGCCCGGCGCCCGCTACGCCAAGCCCCGCAAGGTCGGCGGCACGCTGTGGATGGTCCCCGAGCGGGGTGCCTCCCTCGCCACCGTCCGCGCCCTGCGCCAGGCACTGACCCTCGGCGACCAGGAGCGCTGGCTCGCGGTCCGGCTGCACGGCGAAGTCCTGGCCGTACGGGCCCGCGTCGCCCAGCGGATCGTTCCGGCCGACCGGATGTACGCCACCCAGGGCGCGGCCAAGGCCTCCGTCCAGTGGCTGGCCACCGACCCGCGCCGGTACCTCGTCGACGAGCAGTCGGCGCTCGTGTTCGCACCGGAACCGGAGAGCGGCCTGACCTGGCCGCTGGCCTGGCCCCTGAAGTGGGGCA is a window encoding:
- a CDS encoding phage tail protein; translation: MSLASATKRASDSLRNLKTQASGAAAPVKRVGDAGNRASGQLKTLRTSAQGSTGQLKNLKTAADQAERSLSKAGQTGQRSGTQLGKFKTGADRAASGQDKLNKSMKGNFLARLLDLFMPLIEKIVEMAMRSKTMQTVLRTAFTAIRTVISAVMKAIGPIIKSAGNLIKSVWNSVKNAVMPVLKTIGSAVKSAFNGIKSAISTVMSAVRSVISSVWNGIKAVIMPVINWIKSAVPNAFNAVKDRMSSAWNGLKGIASGAFGAIVGAVKSPINSVIGLINSMIGRINQIRVSVPGWVPFVGGKSFGVSLPTIPMLAAGGVVMPRSGGVPAIIAEAGEAEAVLPLSKLDRLLARTAARARMTATGAGNGSALHIENYYAHQSSDPQRTADALMYLAKARG
- a CDS encoding tape-measure protein, with amino-acid sequence MSGAAALNPLGGLTKSLGGLAGHARRAGQTASQVTSSLKRVTSAARKAATDTARLGPAADQAAKVLSGLKTQAGTAARSAANISRSATRASTGVKRTGSAATGPRSALLKVAKGSGPVTALLGRLLDLSGIVGTLMGAFGIAMTVGSVVMTAINVAMRANPIGFLIGILVPVAAWLIELALNSETGQRLTEQLFTYVGKVFEEQLKFLLPVLKIIGEVVATYFQGYFAVVSGVLGLLRGDVSGLSRVGSSVGSATRALRSIASGAFNAIMAPIRPVITFLTSSLPSAFARVSGSLSGSLGGIGRMVTTGLQAVLAVVTGPFNGMIAFANWIIDGLEDLSFSILGKKFGVDLDKIPMLAEGGVVWPTSMGQPPRINPVSDLDHRRVPPVDPRAPGPAPYRVEEFREEAGAGPRAVAEDLLFLAGAHA
- a CDS encoding phage tail domain-containing protein, whose translation is MAETTHPYTADLAPGSLITQDGQMQWAGMLFGPGTPYTIEKSGLSGWEDLPEFDSSDAERPTGHGAWPGARYAKPRKVGGTLWMVPERGASLATVRALRQALTLGDQERWLAVRLHGEVLAVRARVAQRIVPADRMYATQGAAKASVQWLATDPRRYLVDEQSALVFAPEPESGLTWPLAWPLKWGTASSTGDASADNDGSAPSHPVITFRGPCGTPSVTERVSRRRLRYAIDLAAGDELVVDTGAGTVTLNGNASRRHTATADSSPEELFTFEPGRAELSFRPDTAAPGALMSVRWRHAEW